TATGACGTATTGGTGTGCTTTTGAACACCGGTTCGCACATCTTCCGCGATCACCCGAATGCCTACCACCATCGAGCTTCGCCCTACATAATTGATAGATGCATGCAGCGAAACCAGTTGGCCAACTTCGATGGGCTGCAGAAAATTGACTCCTTCTACCGATACGGTTACTACGTACGTGCCCGCGTGTTTGGAAGCGCAGGCGTAAGCCACTTTGTCCATGAGCGACAACAGGATGCCTCCGTGGATTTTGCCGCCGAAGTTGGCGTAGGCAGGAATCATTAATTCGGTGATGGTGGTACGGGAGTAATGAACGGATTTGGCGAGCATGGGTACAAAAAAGGTTATTGCAGATCTTTGCAGAGAACTTCTGACAAAAATCTGCAATAACCTGAGGATTCGCAAACTTACTTTTTACCGTCCTTTAAACTTACGCTTGTGCGTGCCAGCTTTTCCGCTTGATCAAAAAGGGTGACGGCCTTTTTATACCCTTCGTCCAGCTCAGACATTACCTGATAAAACTCATTGTTCAAGCCGCCCTTGTCGCGTTTTTGGTAGGCATACCGCCCAATCATCGCTTTCAGATACGTACGAATGTACGGCTTGGAGCGTTTGTATTCTTTTTCATTAAACTTAATATCATCGGCAGTGGCATTGGCCACGATGGCATTCAGGTCGGCTTCCGTCGGAGTAAATGTTTTGAGGAATTCTGCAAACGAAAGTTTTTCAAACTGTTTTTTATTTTCTCCTGAATAACGCACAGCATAATCCCGGACGATATTCTTGCCGAATAACTCATACAGATACGGCGTCATCATGCTCGTATCGCGCGGTACAAATACATCCGGAGTAATGCCGCCGCCGCCGTAAACAATACGGCCTGCATCCGTACGGAATTGTAGCTTGGGGTTGTTTTTGATACTGTCGGCTACAAAAAGTTCACCATGCGAGAAACGATTTTTAATATCTTTCTCATAACTTTCCACATCGCCGTGCGTGTACGGCTTTTGGATACTGCGCCCGCTTGGGGTGAAATAACGGGATATTGTCAAACGCAGTTCGGAACCATCCGAAAGGTTGACCGGCATTTGCACCAATCCTTTGCCAAACGAACGTCTGCCCACGATCAGGGCCCGGTCATGGTCCTGTAAGGCGCCCGCCACAATTTCGGAGGCCGAAGCACTTCCTTCGTCGATGAGTACCACGACACTGCCATTTTCGAACATACCCGCATTTTTAGTACGGGTTTGGCGATCATATCGGTCATCTTTTCCGTCGGTATAGACGATCATTTTATCGCCCGCAATCAATTCATCCACCATGTTGGTGGCACGGTCCATGTAGCCGCCGGGATTGCCTCTCAGATCAAGCAGGAGTTTTTTCATTCCCTGCGTTTTCAGACGGCCAAGGGCATTTTTGAACTCATCGTAGGTCGATTCGGAGAAACGGGTCACTTTTACGTAGCCGATTTCTTTGTCGATCATATAGGAGGCATCCACCGAATAGGTAGGAATCCGATCTCTTTTCAGTTGGAACGCCAATGGTTTGGGAACGCCTCTTCGCAGTATTTCGATGCTTACCTGACTGCCGCGCGGACCGCGCAGCTTGGAAAAAATGAATGCGTTATCCACTTTCGCTCCCGTGAAGACTTCATTGTTTACCTTCAGAATTTTATCGCCGCTTTGGATACCCACCGCCTCTGAAGGGCCGCCGACCAGCGGAGTCACCACATAAACGGTGTCTTTATACAGGTTAAATTCAATGCCGATCCCGTCAAAGCCACCTTCCAGCTGCGAACGCGCTGCTATGGCATCTTTGGGGTTGAAATAGTAGGTGTGCGGGTCCAGTTTTTCGAGCATTTTGGTGATCGAATAATCCACCAACTCGTCGGTATTGACCGTATCAACGTAGTTATTATCAATTAATTGAAGTACTTCTTTAAACTTGGTGTAGCCCCGGGCCACGTCGGTAATGCCCTTGCTTCCCCCAAAAAACGTAGCGCCCAGAAATACCCCGGCCGCCAGCGTAATACTCAACAAAATCGGCAGCCGTACGGTCCGGCGATCATTTTGGATTGGATTTTCCATGTTACTTTTACAAAGTGCGAGTGGTAATGTACAAATAGTGTTTAAAAATAACGCACAAATTGGATAGGTAGTTTAACAACTCGCCGGAAAAATTAAAAATCCCATCAAACTTTCCTTTCTTTGCACCGTTCACTTATTGAATGCCCCATGAAGCCTGATAAAAAACTGTTTCTTTTAGACGCCTTTGCGTTAATTTACCGTGCGCATTTTGCCTTTCTTAAAACCCCCAGAATTACCTCTAAAGGCTTGAATACGAGCGCTGTATTCGGTTTTGTAAATACGTTGCTGGAAGTGCTGAAAAACGAAAAGCCGACCCATTTAGGCGTGGCCTTCGATACACCGAAGCCTACGTTTCGCCACATTCAGTTTGAAGCCTATAAAGCCCAGCGCCAACAGCAGCCCGAAGACATTACCATTGCCGTGCCGTACGTGAAGCGATTGCTGAATGCATTATGCATTCCGGTGTTGGAGGTGGATGGCTATGAAGCAGACGATGTCGTGGGAACGCTGGCTAAAAAGGCCGCCCGTTCGGGCTTTGAAGTGTTTATGATGACTCCTGACAAAGACTACGGTCAGTTGGTGGAGGAGCACATTTACCTTTACAAACCTGCCATCATGGGCAAGGGGGTAGAAATTATGGGCCCGGCTGAAGTATGCGCGCGCTGGGGTGTTAAAGACATCAGTCAGGTGGTGGATATGCTCGGCTTACAGGGGGATGCCGTCGATAATATTCCGGGGATTCCGGGCGTAGGCGAAAAAACGGCCCAAAAACTGATCGAAGAGTTTGGCTCCATCGAAAACCTCTTGGCCAATACCGATAAATTGGCCGGAAAACTCAAAGAAAAGGTAATTGAGGGTGCCGATAAAGCCATTTTGTCAAAAGAATTGGCGACCATTGATATCAACGTTCCGATTGAGTTTCATGAAGAAGACCTGCTCATGTGCGAGCCTGACCGTGAGACGTTGTCGGCCTTACTGGATGAATTGGAATTTCGGACGCTGCGTAAGCGTTTACTCGGCGAAGAGGCGGCGGATGTAAAACCCGCTACTACTCCGGCGGCAGATAAAAAAGGACAGCTGAATTTGTTTGGAGACAGTGCTTCTGCTACAGAGAAAGCAGGCCAACACAAATCGTCGGTTTCGGCGGATTCGGGACCTCTTTTTTCGGCAGGCGAGCTTTCGTCGCCGCGCCGCACCGTTGCCAATACGCTTCATCGCTATCATTTGGTCGATACGCCGGAGCTGCGGCAGTCGCTGGCGCATTACCTGAGTTTACAGGAATCCTTTTGTTTTGATACTGAAACCAATTCCCTGGACGCCATTGATGCGGAGTTGGTGGGAATGTCGTTTGCCTACCAAAAGGGGGAGGCGTTTTATGTCACCGTCCCAAGCGACCGCGAGGAAGCGCAAAAGGTAGTGGAAGATTTTCGGGCGGTATTGGAAGACGAAAAAATTGAGAAAATTGCGCAAAACCTGAAATACGACCTGCTGGTACTGCAAAACTACGGCGTCGAAATTCGGGGCCCTATTTATGATACCATGCTGGCGCATTATCTGATTGAGCCCGAAAAGCGGCACAATATGGATGTGCTGGCCAATTCATACCTCAACTACGAGCCCGTTTCGATTGAGTCATTGATCGGAAAAAAAGGCCCGAAACAACTCACCATGCGCGATGTAGACATGGAAAGGCTGGTAGAATATGCCGCCGAAGATGCAGATGTGACCCTGCAATTGAAAGAGAAGCTGAATCCTATTCTGATTGCCAATCAAGCCGAAAAACTGTTCCGAGAAGTGGAGGTGAAGCTGGTGCCTGTATTGGCGGGTATGGAGCGGGCAGGGGTTAAGGTAGATATGAACGCCCTGAAAGAAATGTCGGCTGTGCTGGAGACGGATATGAAATCGGTGGAAAAAGATATCTATCAATTAGCCGGAGAAGAATTCAATATTTCGTCGCCGAAGCAATTGGGGGTGGTGCTTTTTGAAAAAATGCAATTGATCAAAAAACCCAAGAAAACGGCGACGGGTCAATATGCAACCGGAGAAGATATCCTGTCGGACTTGGAAGCCGAGCACGAAATAGCGCGTAAGATTTTGGATTATCGTGAGTTGCAAAAATTGAAATCTACGTACGTTGATGCGTTGCCTTTGCTGATTAATGCCAAAACGGGACGCATTCATACGTCATTCAATCAGGCGGTGGCCGCTACGGGACGGTTGAGCAGTACGAATCCAAATCTCCAAAATATTCCGATTCGAACACCCAGAGGACGGGAAATCCGTAAGGCCTTTGTGCCGCACAGTGAGGACTTTGTCATTCTTTCGGCCGACTACTCTCAGATCGAACTGCGGATCATGGCCGCTTTCAGTCAGGATGCTACCATGCTGGAAGCCTTCAACCAAGGGGTCGATATCCACGCCAGTACGGCCAGTAAGGTGTTTAAGGTGGAGCTTTCGGAAGTAAATTCTGACATGCGCCGTAAGGCCAAAATGGTCAACTTCGGCATTATTTACGGAATTTCGGCCTTTGGACTGGCCCAACGTCTGGGCATTCCGCGCAGCGAAGCGGGAGAGATTATTCGGGCGTATTTTGAGGAGTTTCCGGCGGTGAAAACATTTATGGATTTGTCCATTCAGAAAGCGCGGGAAAACAAGTACGTGGAAACCATTCTGGGGCGCCGTCGCTACCTGGCCGATATTGATTCGCAAAATCAGACGACGCGGAGTTTTGCCGAGCGCAACGCCATCAATGCTCCGATCCAAGGCTCAGCGGCGGATATGATCAAAGTGGCGATGATCAATATTCACGACTTTCTGAAAAAGGAAAAACTTCGATCGGGAATGATTCTTCAGGTACACGATGAATTGGTGTTTGATGCCCACCGCGACGAGGTGGAGCTGTTGACCCAACGGGTCAACGAACTGATGATCAACGCCATTCCGCTTCCGGTTAAAATTGAAACGGGTATTGGAATAGGGAATAACTGGCTGGAGGCGCATTAAAAATGACCTTAACACATTAGCTTGTAAAGCAACCGTGCCTTAGGTTTCACAAAACCCAAGGCACGGAAGTCAGGCACAGCGGCCGGGCACCGTGTTTCGACAGACCTCTTCGTCGGGAGTGCCACCCCTAATCGGCAGAACTCCTTACTACTGGTTTCCATACTTCACGGCGGTGCCGGTCATGATAAAACCCTGATAATCTTTAGCGGTATAGTATTGGTATTTGACGTTTACGAGGGCGTGCGCTCCCATGCCGACGCCCTGTAAGATCAGTTGGTCAAGCAACGCCCGCTTTTGGTCTTCGTCGTTTCCGCGAAAAAGCATACGCCCTTCCTTGGTCTGGCGCTCGCTCAGCGGGACTTCTTTCTCCACTTTGACGGGCCCGATGGGCGTGTACAGGCGGGTGGTGGGCTGGCTTTCGTAAAAAACATCAATGGGATAATCGGCTTTGGCCAGCTTGATGGGGATTCCCAGGCCGCCATCGGAGGTAGTGACGGGGCGAGCGCAGGAAACGAAAAGGCAAAACGCCGAAAGCAAACCTATAAACGGGGAAAAGTGTCGTAGAGTCATGGTATTCTCGGTTGGAATGTATCCTCCTGTCTATACACCGGTAACGGGAAGAATGTTCTTGTACAACGAAAAATTTTGATGTCGTATTGTCGCGTCAACGCAAAGGATAGTATTCAATGGACCCCTATGGCCGCGGTGAACAAAGAATTGCTATATTTGATAATTTTCAATGAGTTGTAAGAAAAAATGAACGGCGTATTTTACGAAAATAAGGGTGTCTGTCGGATTTTTGTGACATTACAGAGAAATAGCTGGATAAAACATATAATCTAAAACCGACAGGCTATTGTTTTGCAAAAAAATTGGTACGAACTTTGCGAGCCCTTTAAAAACCGTGTCATGAAAACGGTTCTTAAATCAAAAAGATGAAACAACGCAGGCTTTCCACTCAATTGACCTCCGCTACGCTGGCGTTGCTGTTAGTATTGACAGCGACCGTAGGTAAGTTGTTGTCGGTGCCCAAAGCCGTTGTGAAAAAACCCCTCTCGGAGCAAACGTCCAAAAGTAAAAAATCCAACGAAGAGCGTCCTGTGGTACAGGAAATGTCTTTGGAGGCGGTGGTTGCCCCCGCGATCTCGTTTGATTTTGAGCAGTCTTTTTATTTCTTACCTACTGTTTTCAGTATCGAACTGCCCGGCAACAATGCCCTTCCCAAGCGGTTTGACGTCTTTTATTACTTCTTCTCCTTCTTCCGAAATGTATTCGGACACTTTATTGCGATCAATGCCCCTTAGTTGAGGCGAAATGACGGTGATTGTATCACTTTGATTCGGTGTGCGGTTGTGAAAGCACATTGCATCTCCTTTTGGGGCTTTTAAACGGTCCTTTATGGGGATAAAACCCCTCTTACGTTTCAAAAACACTTAATTCAATCATTTATTTATTCAATAAAACAATGCAAAACAGACTTGGCATTTGGATTTTGACCGTCGTTGTTGCGGTATTGAGCATTTATTATTTATCCTTCACGTTTGTTGCGCGGGGGATTCGTAAGGATGCGGAAGCCTTCGCAACGGGAAAAGACGGTGTGGTAGATCAGAAAAAGAAAGAGCGCTATTTAGACTCACTGCGTCGTGAACCGGTGTATTTGGGAAGCACTTATCAGGAAGTTACTCAACGTGAGCTGGGCTTGGGTCTTGACTTACAGGGTGGTATGCACGTCGTATTGGAAGTGGCTCCTACCGATATCATGAGAGGCCTTGCAGGCGGTAATGCCCGCAACAGTCAATTTGGCGAAGCCCTGAAACAAGCAGCCGAGGCTCAAAAATCAAGTCAATCCAATTTTGTGGATTTGTTTGTAAGTGCTTATAAGAAAGTGGCCCCCAATGCTACATTGGCGCAGATCTTCTCCAACAGTACCAATCGCGGTAAGATCAGCAACAGTTCGTCGGACAGCGAAGTAACGAAGTTTTTGAAAGAGGAAGTGGACGGGGCTACCAGCCGTGCGTTTCAGATCATTCAGCAACGTGTCGATAAATTTGGGGTAGCTAACCCTAACATTCAGCGTTTGCCGGGTTCGGGCCGTATTTTGATTGAGCTTCCCGGGGTTGATAACCCTGAGCGTGTGCGTCGCCTGTTGACCGGTTCGGCAAAATTGGAATTTTGTGAAGTATATACTTTGGATGAAGTTTCGCCGGCCCTGAATGCATTGGGTGCGTACTTGACCCAATTGGATCTTGAAAAGAAAATTGCGCAGAAAGGCAGCTCGGTGGCTGATACTTCAAAAGCCGGCGGATTGGCCGCTCAGTTGGCCAAAGGGGCAAAAACCGATTCAACCTCAAAAGATACAACAGCTAACCAAACGGGCCTTGCCAGTTTATTTG
Above is a window of Runella slithyformis DSM 19594 DNA encoding:
- a CDS encoding acyl-CoA thioesterase, which encodes MLAKSVHYSRTTITELMIPAYANFGGKIHGGILLSLMDKVAYACASKHAGTYVVTVSVEGVNFLQPIEVGQLVSLHASINYVGRSSMVVGIRVIAEDVRTGVQKHTNTSYFTMVAKDDEGKPTEVPPLTLETKEDTRRFLEAIKRRELKAAYAGEFDNEKTRLKVDENLHLLKNERCIVSDDAKNS
- a CDS encoding S41 family peptidase, which encodes MENPIQNDRRTVRLPILLSITLAAGVFLGATFFGGSKGITDVARGYTKFKEVLQLIDNNYVDTVNTDELVDYSITKMLEKLDPHTYYFNPKDAIAARSQLEGGFDGIGIEFNLYKDTVYVVTPLVGGPSEAVGIQSGDKILKVNNEVFTGAKVDNAFIFSKLRGPRGSQVSIEILRRGVPKPLAFQLKRDRIPTYSVDASYMIDKEIGYVKVTRFSESTYDEFKNALGRLKTQGMKKLLLDLRGNPGGYMDRATNMVDELIAGDKMIVYTDGKDDRYDRQTRTKNAGMFENGSVVVLIDEGSASASEIVAGALQDHDRALIVGRRSFGKGLVQMPVNLSDGSELRLTISRYFTPSGRSIQKPYTHGDVESYEKDIKNRFSHGELFVADSIKNNPKLQFRTDAGRIVYGGGGITPDVFVPRDTSMMTPYLYELFGKNIVRDYAVRYSGENKKQFEKLSFAEFLKTFTPTEADLNAIVANATADDIKFNEKEYKRSKPYIRTYLKAMIGRYAYQKRDKGGLNNEFYQVMSELDEGYKKAVTLFDQAEKLARTSVSLKDGKK
- the polA gene encoding DNA polymerase I, giving the protein MKPDKKLFLLDAFALIYRAHFAFLKTPRITSKGLNTSAVFGFVNTLLEVLKNEKPTHLGVAFDTPKPTFRHIQFEAYKAQRQQQPEDITIAVPYVKRLLNALCIPVLEVDGYEADDVVGTLAKKAARSGFEVFMMTPDKDYGQLVEEHIYLYKPAIMGKGVEIMGPAEVCARWGVKDISQVVDMLGLQGDAVDNIPGIPGVGEKTAQKLIEEFGSIENLLANTDKLAGKLKEKVIEGADKAILSKELATIDINVPIEFHEEDLLMCEPDRETLSALLDELEFRTLRKRLLGEEAADVKPATTPAADKKGQLNLFGDSASATEKAGQHKSSVSADSGPLFSAGELSSPRRTVANTLHRYHLVDTPELRQSLAHYLSLQESFCFDTETNSLDAIDAELVGMSFAYQKGEAFYVTVPSDREEAQKVVEDFRAVLEDEKIEKIAQNLKYDLLVLQNYGVEIRGPIYDTMLAHYLIEPEKRHNMDVLANSYLNYEPVSIESLIGKKGPKQLTMRDVDMERLVEYAAEDADVTLQLKEKLNPILIANQAEKLFREVEVKLVPVLAGMERAGVKVDMNALKEMSAVLETDMKSVEKDIYQLAGEEFNISSPKQLGVVLFEKMQLIKKPKKTATGQYATGEDILSDLEAEHEIARKILDYRELQKLKSTYVDALPLLINAKTGRIHTSFNQAVAATGRLSSTNPNLQNIPIRTPRGREIRKAFVPHSEDFVILSADYSQIELRIMAAFSQDATMLEAFNQGVDIHASTASKVFKVELSEVNSDMRRKAKMVNFGIIYGISAFGLAQRLGIPRSEAGEIIRAYFEEFPAVKTFMDLSIQKARENKYVETILGRRRYLADIDSQNQTTRSFAERNAINAPIQGSAADMIKVAMINIHDFLKKEKLRSGMILQVHDELVFDAHRDEVELLTQRVNELMINAIPLPVKIETGIGIGNNWLEAH